A segment of the Streptococcus chenjunshii genome:
GCTGGTTCAAAAACAGCGTTTTTTATTTTACTGATTGTCCTGCCTCAAATAATACTTGGCTTCTTCAATCCAAATCGGCAGTGCTTTTTCTAAAGGTTTAAAGCCAATCTTATAACGGCTGTTGGAAAAACGGTGCCGGTGCGGAAAATGATGCCGCTCTTCCTCTAAAGTCCGAAGAGAGAGGCTCGCTTTATGGCTGTACTCATCATAATCAACAACTTGGACCAGTACTTCTTGGCCGACAGTCAGCATATGATAAATGTTATCAATATAACCTGTTTTGATTTCTGATATATGAATAAGCCCAGCTAAACCGTTATCAAGGCTGACAAAAGCACCGTATGGTTTAATATTAGTAATTGTTCCTTTTAGTTTTTCCCCGATTCTCATTAATCTTTAACCTCAATGGTTTCAATAATTACATCTGTCAGCGGTTTATCCGAAGCATCTGTTGCAACGGCTGCAATTGTATCAAGAACACGATAGGATTCATCGTCTGCCAGCTGGCCAAAGACGGTATGACGCCGATCAAGGTGAGGAGTTCCTCCTTTAGCTGCATAAACTTCTGCAACAGCATCCGGCCATCCTCCTTGAGAAAGCTCCTGAACACTGTACGGGAAGTTATGGTTTTGGACAATAAAAAACTGACTTCCGTTTGTATTAGGACCGGCGTTTGCCATAGACAAAGCTCCGCGTAAGTTATAAAGTTCTTCTGAAAATTCATCCGCAAAAGGTTCCCCGTAAATAGACTGGCCGCCCCTTCCGGTGCCTGTTGGATCCCCTCCCTGAATCATGAAATCTGGAATAATACGGTGAAAAATCACGTTATCATAATAGCCTTCCTTAGCCAGCCCCAAAAAATTGGCAACTGTCTTTGGGGCCTGATCAGGAAATAATTTAACCGTCAAATTACCCAAGTTTGTCTTTATTACTGCCTCAGGGCCTGCATAAGCTGCTAATGCCAGCTGAGGGAATAGTGTTTGCTTCTCAACCAAATCCAACTCCTCCAATGCATGCAAAATACCATCTTCTTCTACCGTACCGGTTACAAAATCGGCCCGTTCCTTGATTTCCGGAACACTGTTGCCCATAGCTACTTTCAGACCGGCATAAGCAAACATCTCCATATCATTCGGCCCGTCGCCAAAATAAAGGAGATTTTCCGGCAGCAGATTTTCTTTTTCCAGAACATGGGCAACACCAGAAGCCTTAGATATCCCATTCTGTATGACATCCGATGAGTTAGGATGCCAACGGACAAAGCGAATATCTTTAGCCAATTCTTGTGGGGGCTGAAGACTGTCACCGACATCTTCAAAGGTCCACATATGATACACTTCATTTTTTAAGTGAAAATCTGCTTCTACATCACAAATCCCGTAAACAGGCCCTAAAGCATCATCTACCAGTTTAGTCCGAGCCGATACAGCAGGTTTGTCTTTACCAGCAAATCCGTAATCAATACCGACTTTTCTGGCCCATGATACGTATTTCTCAGCAATTTTAGGAGCGATAGGGGTATTGAGGATTTCGTGGCCGTTTTTATCACTTACATAGGCACCGTTAATAGTTACAAAATAGTCAGGCTGAAGCTCACGAATTTCAGGGACTACTCCATAAATAGCTCTGCCAGAAGAAATACCTGTTAAAATTCCCTGTTTCTTTAAACTTTTAAAAACTGTTTTTATTGAATCTGGCATATAGCCCGTATCTTTTACACGCAGTGTATCATCAATATCGAAGAAGACAATTTTGATTTTTTTCGCTTTATCCTTGACATTTATATCCATAACTCACCTCTATAAGTAAAAATTTATTTTATTATAACACTTATTCATCATCTTGGGGGACTAAATGATGCTTGAAAGCGTAAACAACGGCCTGGGTGCGATCATCTACCTCTAATTTAGCTAAAATATTAGAGACATGTGTTTTAACTGTTTTCAGAGAAATGAAAAGTTCATCCGCAATGGTCTGATTATCATAACCCTTAGCTAATAATTTTAAAATATCATGTTCTCTGGCAGTCAAATCTTCATGCAAATCAGGATTTTTATCATGAGCCTTGATTTTTTTATCAACTTCTGTTTCGATAGCTAATTGGTTATGCGCAACCTTTTTAATGGCATTTAAAATCTCGGCAGCGCTGGATGTTTTCAGCATATAACCCTTAGCACCGGCTTCAATAACTGGGTAAATCTTTTCATTGTCCAGATAAGAAGTTAAAACTAGAATTTTGGCTTCCTTCCATTCCTTTAATAAAGTAAGAGTTGCGGTGACACCATCCATTTCCGGCATAACCAAATCCATGACTACAACGTCCGGTTTAAGATCTAAGGCCATAGCAATACCATCACGGCCATTAGAAGCCTCACCGATAACTTCTACATCAGCTTGTAAATTTAAAAAACTTTTTAGTCCTAATCGTACCATCTCATGATCATCTATTAAAATGACCTTGATTGTTTCCATATTAACTCCTTTACACAAAATACAAAGGGCGATAAGATATGCAGTGATATCAAACACCGTTGTCAGTTCTTTTCATGGAGGTTTATTTTATAAGAGGCAGGCGAATATCCATTGAGACACCTTGTTCTTTTTCACTAAGCACCTTGATTGTTCCAGCCAAATCATCAACTCGGTCCTCTATGTTTTTTAATCCGTAGCTCAAATCCCTAACTTCGTCGGTATCAAAACCAATCCCGTTATCTACCATTTTAAGCTGAAGTTCAGCTTCAGTTTGAAAGAGATAAAGCTCCAAGCGGCTAGCATGTGCATGTTTTAGGGTGTTGCTGATAAATTCCTGAACGATTCTAAAAATATGCTCTTCCATGGTTTTAGGCAATTCTTTAAAGTTTTTACGGTAAACCACTTCAATATTGCTTTTATCGGTCAGTTCTTTTAGAATCATATCCAGACCTTCCGAAAGGGTTTTGTTTTCTAATTCTGTAGGACGTAAGTGCAACAACAAAATCCGCAAATCATTTTGAGCATTCTGCAGCATTTCTTCAACAGCCTTTAGCTGAACATGTAGCTGATCAGGTTTTAAATCTTCAGCCGTTTGGGACAGTCCTGACAAAATCATCGAAGAGGCAAAAAGCTCCTGACTGACAGTATCATGTAAATCACGGGCAATGCGTTTCCTTTCCTGCTTAATGATTTCCTGACTGTTCAAAATACGGGCGTTTTCAGTATTTTGCAGACTTGTCGTTAAATGCTCCATTTTATCAGATAAACGCAGTAAATTAGCGTTGATCTCAGTACTTTCGTCCACTTTAACAGTTTGATTATTTAAGATATAACGCAGATTTTGATTAATCCCCCTTTTGCTGTTTTCATCTAAAATAATCCACAGCAGCAGAAGAAGAATAGTAACCGACAAAATCAGAAAAATAACTGAAAAGATAAACTGTTGAATAATCCAGATATCTGTTAAAACATCACTTAGTCGCAAATTCAGGCTGCGGAGCAAAACAAATATAATAGAGATGATAATAACACTGGAATACAGTAAAACGAGAAAATAATAGTATTTTTTCATTGTCTTACCACCTCTATATCACCAGCAAGACTGGAAACAATTATCTTAACCGTCTTTAAGCTGTTTTGTTCTTCAGGCTGCCACAGTTTAATGGTCTCATTGCGCAAATCATATTCTGCAAAATCAAAAAAACGTACACTGCCGTAAATGGAGCTGACATCTAGCCTGACTGCAACATCGATTGGAACCAGGATTTTAGTTGGTCCAAACACTTTACGGATTACAATGACATTGTCCTTTCCTGTCACAATGACATTTGTCAGATCAATCAGATCGCTTCCGCTGACACGGATAATATTAAGATCATCAAAAGCATAGGAATCCGAATCGGCATGATCGGCAGCCCCAATCCATTGATTTCGGCTGGGTTTAACAGCCAAGGCTTCTTTTTGAAACTGTATTAAGGCATAACGGTTTTTTTTCTTCACTTGCGAGAAATGATTGATGACCACATAAACAATTCCAAAAACAATTGCCAGAATAATATATGGGTTCAACATGAAGATTAAAAACAGCAATAAAAGGCTGGCAGTCAGCAGAAAATTATTACGGCTGTCCTGATTATAAAAACGCAGGGCCATTAAAACAATAGCTAAAATTAAAATAAAACTCGACCAATCGTCCGCCAGAATAGTTATCAGACCCATTGCCAGCAAAACACATTCGACAAGCAGAAAAAACTGAAACTTTCTCATTCTCTCTCCTCGTAATAAGATACAAAGGCCGTGAAGAACGCAAAAGAAAAATGACGGTAAGCCAGAAATCTATGATTTCGTCGGCGCACCTCTGCCAGGATGACTAGAAGGGCGCGGTCGGCTGTCAAGACGACAAAGCCTTCAGTCAGCTACGGCTGACGGTAAGCCAGAAATCTGTGATTTCGTCGGCGCACCTCTATCAGGACGGCTAGAAAGGGATACAAATATTGTATTACCTGCTAAATTTTTTGATATGTGCTAGCCTAATGGTATTTTATTCGCTTTTTAAGCTTTAAACTACCTACTAAGAAGCTTTGCGGGGGCGGAACGACGAACACTTCTTCAAAAAACGCTCTGTCCCGCTCAGACGTCTACGGCCGGCCAATATTAACTCGGCACCGGATACCTATTCCTTTTTTGCACAGTTCTTAGGCCATGTTCAGTTCTACTTCTGTCATTTTACCAAATTAACGCTAAATTTTCACTCTTTCTTATTAAATAAAAAAATTTCGCTTAATTGATAAGCGAAATTTTGTAGCAGCTGCTAGCCTTCTGAACCAGATGACGAGCTGTCAGAATCTTCCGAAGATGTATCTGAACTCTGATCGGGTTCTTCGTCAGAGGAACTGTCACTGGAAGAGGAACTGTCATCCAAAGGCGAGGACGACCTGTCTGAATAATTGCCGCCGCCTTGACTTGAGTAGAGGTAGAGAATGATTTCACCGTTTCCTGAGAGCACAACTTCATAGCCCGCTTCCGGACTTTGGCTGGAAATGACAGCGCTGGTTGATGGAGAGGTAACTTCTGTATCCCCATTAATATAAGTCTTGATGCGAGATGATGAGATACCGAGACTGGTCAGCAATTCCAGCGCATCACCGTAAGTGTAATCCGTCAAATCAGGCATCGTTACGGTATTGCTGCTGGTCACTTCAAAGACAATCTTATCATCGCCGGCAGGATTAAATGTTTCTCCGGCAGCCGGTGTTTGGCTGACAATAATATCATCATCATAATAGTCATAATCGCTTGCAGCAACTTCTTTAATTTCAATCTGTGAAGCCGATACCCCATAAGTATCTTTCAAGTCTGACACAACCTTTTCATAATTCTGTCCAACATAATCTTCCATAGTGAAGGCTGAATTGCCGGTTGACACATAAATATCCACACGTGTCCCCTCTTTTTTTGAAGAGCCGGCAGCAGGATCGGTCCGTACAACCCTTCCCTTGTCTACTTCAGCACTGTCTACTTTACGGACATCTCCTACTCTAAGGCCGGAATCCTCAATTCTTTTCTCAGCAGCTGACAATGTTGTTCCTGTAACATCAGGGACAGTCACTGTTGAGGGATTGCGCAAAATAACAAAAGCCAGCCAGGCAAGAGCAACAATAAAAACAGCAAAAGCAATTTTTGCAATTGTACTAAAGAGACGCTTTTGTTTTTTAGCCTTCTTCTTTTTAGCTTTAGCATCAGCAGCTGTACTCGCTTGCTGAACTGTTTTGTTTTCCTCAGCATTTTCTTCTGCTGCAGAAGCGGCAGGAGCCGGGATAACTTTAGGCAACGTTTTCGTATTTTCATGATCACTGAAAACTAATTTCGGCTCACGGCTGCGATTATAGCTGAGCGCTGTCATCAAGTCCCGGCTCATCTCAAATGTGGATGAATAGCGGTCGCTTAGTTTTTTAGCTGTTGCCTTTATCACTACATTTTCGAGAGCCTGAGGAACATTTTTATTGAGTTCAATGATGGACGGCAGCGGTTTTTGAAAATGCTGCAGCGCGATAGTGACCGCACTGTCACCATCATAAGGAATATAGCCGGTCAGCATTTCAAACAGCATAATTCCCATAGCATAGATATCACTTTGAACAGTTGCTTTAGAACCGCGAGCCTGCTCGGGAGATAGGTAATGGACACTTCCGAGCATTGAGTTTGTCTGTGTCAAGCTTGTTTCCGCAAAAGCAACCGCTATACCAAAGTCAGTAACCTTTACAGTACCGTCTTTTGTCAGTAAAATATTCTGCGGCTTGAGATCCCGGTGAACAATACCCTGCTGATGCGCCAGTGTCATAGCAGACAGTACTTCTTCCATGATTCTGACAACTTCATTATTTGATAAAGGAGCGTGCTCTTGAATATATTTTTTTAGATCCGATCCATCAACATATTCCATTACTAAAAATTGCTGGCCGTCTTCTTCTCCAATATCACGAATAGCAACAATATTAGGGTGGTTCAATTCGGCCATGGCTCGTGCTTCTCTTTGAAAACGCGTTATAGCGACCTGATCTGTCTGATAGTTCGTCCTCAATACTTTGATAGCAACTTCTTCATTATCTAAAATGAGGTCATTAGCCAAATAAACATCTGCCATTCCGCCCCGTCCAATGGATTTCAAAATACGATAACGACCAGCGAATAATTTGCCAATCTGAATCATTATTCTCCCTCACTTTCGACGTGAACTAAAGCAATGGTAATATTATCCAAACCTCCTCTATTATTGGCAAGCTCAACCAGCTCTTTGTTTTGATCATCGAGAGAAATCTCTTTATTTAGGGTGGCAACAATCTCCTCATTCGTAACCATATTTGTCAAACCATCGCTGTTGATAACTAAATAGTCATCTTCCTCCAGCGTCAGCTCTCCTATTTCTGGTTCAACAGGATTCGCTTGACCGATAGACTGAGTAATAATATTTTTTTGCGGATGAGAAGCTGCTTCTTCCTCAGTCAGCTGACCTGCTTTGACCAGCTCATTGACCAATGAATGATCGCTTGTCAGCAGGCGGTAATTCCCCTGACGCACATGTCCAATCCGTGAGTCTCCGACATGGGCATAGATGACATGGCGGCCTGTCAAAGCTAAAGCCTCTACTGTTGTTCCCATCCCCTTATAATCTTCTGTCTGACCAAGGCTAAAAATTTTCTGATTTTCGTTTTCAAGTGCAGTCAGCAGCCATTCACGTATTTGCTGAGGGTCTGTTAATTCAGTGCCGACCCACTCGCGGCCGAGATCTGTAACAGTCATTTCGCTGGCAATATTGCCAGCACGGTGTCCCCCCATTCCATCAGCCAGGACAATAAGAGAAATCCCCTCTTTATTATCAAACTTATTGATGAAATCTTGATTGTTTGAGCGTCTCTGCCCAATATCTGTTAAAAGTGAAATTTCCATAGTTTTTTTCTGACGCTGTCAGTCTCCTCCTAGATATTACAAGATACGTTTGACTTGGCCGATAAAAAAGCCGTCTGTATGATATTGTTCTGGTGTAATCAGAATACAGCCATCTTTGACAATATTTTTTTGCTTATGACTTAATTGTACTTGTTCAAAATCAGAATGTTCTTCCAAAAACTTTCTTATCACCTGGAAATTTTCTTCTGCAAAAATCGTACAAGTGCTATAGGTTATTATACCACCTTTTCGTATCGTTTGACAAACGCTTTCCATTATTTGCAGTTGAATTTTTTGCAAGGCTGCAACATTCTGTAGGGCCTTATTATATTTGATATCAGGCTTGCGCCGGATCAAACCCATTCCCGAACAGGGAGCATCAACTAAGATTTTATCAAAGCTATCTGCTGCAAAATAATCATGAACTTTTCTGGCGTCCATTTTTTGTGTGGTTATTTTATCAGCTACATGCAGGCGTCTAGCATTTTCATCAATAAGTTTTAGTTTATGATCATATAAATCCAGTGCCCTGATATGGCCGCTTGTCAGATAAGAGGCCATGTGGACAGCTTTCCCGCCAGGAGCACTGCAGGCATCTAAAATGTCCTCGTCACCCTGAATATTCAGCATAGGCGCAACGAGTTGGCTGGACTCATCCTGAATAGTAATATCGCCGCTAGAAAAATATTCTGTCTCTGCAAAATGCCCCACCGGCTTAACCAGCCCCACAGGAGAGATTTGTGACTCCAGTGCACCTGTTGCAGCCATAATTTCCGACTTTTTCTGCTGATTTACCACACGAATACTGGCCTTGCTGCGGACAAAAAGGCTTTCCATTATAGCCAAGGCGCGTTTTTCGCCATATTGTTCAATTAATTTTCTAACCAGCCAAACAGGCAGCGAATAATTCACTGAATAATATTTATTTTTCCGCTTAATACTGCTGATTTCGGGGAGACTGCCTCCTGCTAACCTGCGCAGCACAGCATTAACTAATTTTTCAGCTCCTCTTTGCCGATTTCGCTTTTTAGCAATTATCACAGCTTCATTAACAACAGCGTGACTGGGAACATGATCCAGATAGAGCAGCTGATACAGGCTGAGCATCAAAAGGTAATAAAGCCATTCATCCAGTTCTGTACGGTCTTGAATAACATGAGATAAGTACCACTCTAAGGTAATCTTACGCGCTACTGTACCGTAGACTATCTCAGTGACCAAATTTTTATCCCGTTTTGTTAAAGAAGACCTTTCTAGATAGTGATTCAACGTGATATTAGTGTAAGCCTGTTCTTTAAAAATTTTCTCTAAAATCAAAAGTGCTGTGCCGCGGACAGATTCCTGCCAGTGATTCTCATTCAAAAAAGTCACCTACCTCAGCTGTTCGCCCGATCCCATTTAAAAAATCAACAATAGCCATTTTGGGTTTTCCGGCCGGCTGAACTGTCTTAAGTGAAACAGCTCCTTGACCGGCTGCGATGACCAGATTTTTCCGGTTTTTTTCAATAATCTGTCCCGGCTGCCCTTGGCCGGCTGCTAAAGACACCTCATGCAGTTTGATGCGCTTTCCGGCAAAAAAAGTATGGGCAACAGGCCAAGGATACATCCCGCGAACCTGATTAAACACATCTCTAGCCGGCCGCTGCCAGTCAATGCGCTCTGCTTCCGGACTGATGTTAGGGGAAAAAGTGGCTTTACTGCTGTCCTGAGGCTGGGGTTTAATGCTGCCGCTGAGATAAGCCGGTAAGGTTTCTAAAAGCAAGTCACGCCCCAAGAAAGCTAGTTTTTCAAAGAGTGTGCCAACATTATCTTCATCAGAAATAGGAAGTGAAGCACTGGCAATCATATCCCCTGCATCCATTTCCTTTACCATTTCCATAATCGTCACACCGGTTTCTTTCTCCCCATTAATCAAGGCATAATGAATCGGCGCCCCGCCGCGGTACTTAGGAAGCAAGGAAGCATGCACATTGACAGCAAAATCAACTGCAGCAAGCAGCTGACTTGGAAGAAACTGCCCAAAAGCAGCTGTTACAATACCATCAGCACCCAGCTCCATCAGTTCAGACAGTTCTTTCGAACCCGTCAGCTTTTCTGGCTGAAAGATTGGGAGGCGGTGTGTTAAAGCTAGCTGCTTAACTGCTGATGACTGAACTGTTTTCTGACGCCCTACTGCACGGTCAGGTTGGGTAACAACAGCCAACACATCATACGTTCCAGAATCTAACAGCCCTTGCAAAATAGTAGCTGAAAAATCAGGAGTTCCCATGAAAATAATCTTTACCATCTCAATAAACACCTCACCTTAATCTTTCTTTCATTATATCATAGTGGGCTGAAATTCTCAGAAAGCCGCTGCTACATAAAATTTTGCGGTTCATGATCAATAACCAGACGTAAATCTTTATTATGGCGGTCCTGAGTAAGGTCAAGAATCTGATTCAAAACACTTTCCATCCGATCTTCAAATCGGTATTTAATTAGAATTTGATAGTGATACAAACTATGGGTTCTAGCAATTGGCTTAGGAGTAGGCCCCAAAATTTTAACCTGTTTGCTCAAATGGTCATTTAAAAGCTGTAAAACATCATAAGCTTTTCTAATCACAGTTTCTTCGTCTTTGTGGGAAAGTGTCAAACCAACTGTATAATAATATGGAGGATAGCCCAATTGATGCCGGATAGACATTTCATAACGGTAAAAAGCCTCATAGTCTTGCTTCTGGGCCATCTGAATGGCATAATGACCGGGATTGTAGGTCTGGATCAGAACCTCTCCCTCTTTGTCAGCACGGCCGGCACGGCCGGCTACCTGAGTCAAAAGCTGAAATGTCCGTTCTGAAGCTCTAAAATCAGGTAAATTAAGTGATGTATCCGCGTTTAAAACACCTACCAAAGTGACATTAGGAAAATCAAGACCTTTGGCAATCATCTGAGTTCCCAGCAAAATATCTGCCTTCTGCCGTCCAAACTCCTGCAAAATTTTCTCATGAGCACCTTTTTTACGCGTTGTATCAACATCCATCCGCAAAATACGCGCTTCAGGTAAAACTTCGGCCAGTTCGTTATAAGCTTTCTGAGTTCCTGTGCCGTAATAACGGATGCTCTGACTGCCACAGTTAGGACAGGTCTGGGGAATAGACTTTGTAAAACCGCAGTAATGGCAGTTCATTGTTTTAGTATCCATATGCAGGGTCAAAGAAATGTCACAATTGGGACATTCATCAACAAAACCGCAGTCACGGCACATAACAAAACTGGAGTAGCCGCGGCGATTAAGCATTAACACAGTTTGTTCTTTTTTACTTAAACGATCCCGTATTTTATCCAAAAGAAAAGGGGTAAAATTGCTGACTTTCTGCTGACCGACATAATCACGAAAATCTACAATTTGTACGTTAGGAATCTTAGCTTTAGGATTAGCCCGCTTTGTCAGCCGCAAAAAATGGTAAACCTGCTTACTGGCTCTGGCTCTGCTTTCAATGCTGGGTGTTGCTGACCCTAAAAGAAGAACAGCCTGATGATTTTTAGCTCTCAGCAGGGCAACATCACGGGCATGGTAGCGCGGATTGCTTTCCTGCTTGTAGCTTGCTTCATGTTCCTCGTCAATAATAATCGCACCGATATTTTTAAGCGGAGCAAAAACAGCCGAGCGGGCACCGACAACAACCTTAGCTTGGCCTGACTTAATCTTTCGCCATTCATCAAATCTTTCTCCGTCTGACAAACCTGAATGCATAATAGCAACCAATTCTCCAAAACGGGAAATAAAACGATTGGTCATCTGCGGCGTTAAGGAAATTTCCGGAACTAAAATAATAGCTGTCTTCCCTATTTTTAAAATATAATCAATAATATGCAAATAAACCTCTGTTTTCCCCGATCCTGTAATTCCTTCAAGCAAAAAAGGCTTGGAATCCTGTCCAACTTGCCCGCATACCTCAAACACAATCTTGCTTTGTTCTGAATTCAGGCTGAGAAAATCTTGCGGCTGAATATCTGTAAAATAAGCGGCTGAACGGCTTTGTTCAACTTCAAAAATGCTGATTAGCCCCTCGTTTATAAAAAATTTGCTGATCTCTCTTGAAAAATGCCGATGTAAATCCGTTAATTTTCCATCTTCCGGACTGGCCAGCAGGTAGTCTTTCAACTCCTGACGCTTTTTAGCTCGCTTTGAAATAGGGTAGGCAGCCAATGTTTCTTGGTTGACATGATAATGTTTTTCAGTTTTTACCGTTTTTCTATCTTTAGCCAGATAATCTACTTTTATTTTCCCTGCCTGAACTAAGCGGCTGACCGCTTTCTGTCTTTCCCGATCCAACTGAGAAAAAAGCAAGTCCTCTGCACTGCCAAAAATCTCTTTTTGATCCTGAACATCTAAACTTGATGCGGGAATAAGACGCTTATCATACTGTGAATTCAACAGACTGGGAACCATTGCTTTTAGAATTGAAATCTTATAAGAAAAGACTTTCTTACGCATTTGGTCTGCAAGCATGAGCTGCTCACTATTTAAAACAGGCTCAAAGTCTAAAATATCAGCAATACTTTTTACTTTTAAATCTTTAGATGCTTCATCAAAACCAACAACAAACCCCTGTACAAGTCTATCCCCGCGCCCAAATGGCACATGGACACGCGAACCCAAAGCAAGTCCGTCTTCTAAGTCCTGAGGAACAGCATACGAAAAAGGCTTATCTGTCTGCATCAAAGGAACATCAACAATAACCTGTGCTAATCTAACCATCCTACCTCCTACATCAAGATACAAAGCCCGTGAAAAGAGCAAAGCAAAAATAGGAGGCTGGACGAAGAGCCACAAGGCTCTAGGACAGACTGTCTTTTTTGCACAGCTCTTAGGGCGGGTTCAGTTCAAACAAGATACAAAGCCCGTTTAAAAATCCGTATGAAAAGACGGTAAGTCCGGAAATCTGTGATTTCGCAGACGCCCCTCTGCCAAGATGACTAGAAGGGTGCGGTCGGCTGTGAAGACGGCAAAGCCTTCAGTCAGCTACGGCTAGGGTCGTTTAACAAGATGCTAAGCATCACGATGACAGGCATCTTTTTCACTAGGATTTTAGGGCGTGTTCAATTCCATCAAGATACAAAGCCCGTGAAAAGAGCAAAGCAAAAATAGGAGGCTGGACGAAGAGCCACAAGGCTCTAGGACAGACTGTCTTTTTTGCACAGCTCTTAGGGCGGGTTCAGTTCCATCAAGATACAAAGCCCGTGAAGAAAGCGACTGAAAAATAGGGACCATCCGATGTGTTGCAAAACACGAGGGAGGGGCATCTTTTTTCCGAGCTTTTAGGGTGTGTTCAGTTCGAACCAAAACTAAGATAAGGGCTTATCGTTTTGCTTGTTGAAGCTTATTATTTATCATTATCAAATAAAAATCTAAGATTATAATAATCTTAGATCTTTTCCCCTTCTTCTTCTTTTTCTTTAGCAATTTGCTCTTTGATTTTGCGCTCCTCCTCTTCCTGAGCAAGCCTGTCCGCTTCGGCTTTAGCCAAAACTGCAGCTCTCTTAGCATCTGGGTCAGGATGGATTGCAACATTGCCAGAATCAATTTCTTCCAAAGCACGAAGAGTAGATTTTACAGATTGAAACTCTTGTGTCGGTTTAGCCCCAAATTCAAGCTCATGCGCACGCTTGGCCTGCAAAATACATAAGGAATATTTTGACGGTATTCTGTCCAATAAAGTATCGATAGAAGGTTTTAACATCATAAGGTTTTTCTCTTTTCTAAATTATCTGCTTAGTCTGGTTTCCTGAATCATATTCATATAATGCCCAATGACACGTTCAACACGGAAATGTTCCGTCTCAATAATACGTTTAACACGTTCTGCAGCCAAACTCACTTCGTCATTAACTACTGCATAGTCGTACTCACGCATCAGCGCAATTTCTTCTTTAGCTCTCTCAATACGCTTGGCAATACTTTCTTTGCTGTCTGTCCCTCGGTTGATGAGACG
Coding sequences within it:
- the rsmB gene encoding 16S rRNA (cytosine(967)-C(5))-methyltransferase RsmB, with the protein product MNENHWQESVRGTALLILEKIFKEQAYTNITLNHYLERSSLTKRDKNLVTEIVYGTVARKITLEWYLSHVIQDRTELDEWLYYLLMLSLYQLLYLDHVPSHAVVNEAVIIAKKRNRQRGAEKLVNAVLRRLAGGSLPEISSIKRKNKYYSVNYSLPVWLVRKLIEQYGEKRALAIMESLFVRSKASIRVVNQQKKSEIMAATGALESQISPVGLVKPVGHFAETEYFSSGDITIQDESSQLVAPMLNIQGDEDILDACSAPGGKAVHMASYLTSGHIRALDLYDHKLKLIDENARRLHVADKITTQKMDARKVHDYFAADSFDKILVDAPCSGMGLIRRKPDIKYNKALQNVAALQKIQLQIMESVCQTIRKGGIITYSTCTIFAEENFQVIRKFLEEHSDFEQVQLSHKQKNIVKDGCILITPEQYHTDGFFIGQVKRIL
- a CDS encoding primosomal protein N' codes for the protein MVRLAQVIVDVPLMQTDKPFSYAVPQDLEDGLALGSRVHVPFGRGDRLVQGFVVGFDEASKDLKVKSIADILDFEPVLNSEQLMLADQMRKKVFSYKISILKAMVPSLLNSQYDKRLIPASSLDVQDQKEIFGSAEDLLFSQLDRERQKAVSRLVQAGKIKVDYLAKDRKTVKTEKHYHVNQETLAAYPISKRAKKRQELKDYLLASPEDGKLTDLHRHFSREISKFFINEGLISIFEVEQSRSAAYFTDIQPQDFLSLNSEQSKIVFEVCGQVGQDSKPFLLEGITGSGKTEVYLHIIDYILKIGKTAIILVPEISLTPQMTNRFISRFGELVAIMHSGLSDGERFDEWRKIKSGQAKVVVGARSAVFAPLKNIGAIIIDEEHEASYKQESNPRYHARDVALLRAKNHQAVLLLGSATPSIESRARASKQVYHFLRLTKRANPKAKIPNVQIVDFRDYVGQQKVSNFTPFLLDKIRDRLSKKEQTVLMLNRRGYSSFVMCRDCGFVDECPNCDISLTLHMDTKTMNCHYCGFTKSIPQTCPNCGSQSIRYYGTGTQKAYNELAEVLPEARILRMDVDTTRKKGAHEKILQEFGRQKADILLGTQMIAKGLDFPNVTLVGVLNADTSLNLPDFRASERTFQLLTQVAGRAGRADKEGEVLIQTYNPGHYAIQMAQKQDYEAFYRYEMSIRHQLGYPPYYYTVGLTLSHKDEETVIRKAYDVLQLLNDHLSKQVKILGPTPKPIARTHSLYHYQILIKYRFEDRMESVLNQILDLTQDRHNKDLRLVIDHEPQNFM
- the fmt gene encoding methionyl-tRNA formyltransferase; the encoded protein is MVKIIFMGTPDFSATILQGLLDSGTYDVLAVVTQPDRAVGRQKTVQSSAVKQLALTHRLPIFQPEKLTGSKELSELMELGADGIVTAAFGQFLPSQLLAAVDFAVNVHASLLPKYRGGAPIHYALINGEKETGVTIMEMVKEMDAGDMIASASLPISDEDNVGTLFEKLAFLGRDLLLETLPAYLSGSIKPQPQDSSKATFSPNISPEAERIDWQRPARDVFNQVRGMYPWPVAHTFFAGKRIKLHEVSLAAGQGQPGQIIEKNRKNLVIAAGQGAVSLKTVQPAGKPKMAIVDFLNGIGRTAEVGDFFE
- the rpoZ gene encoding DNA-directed RNA polymerase subunit omega, with the translated sequence MMLKPSIDTLLDRIPSKYSLCILQAKRAHELEFGAKPTQEFQSVKSTLRALEEIDSGNVAIHPDPDAKRAAVLAKAEADRLAQEEEERKIKEQIAKEKEEEGEKI